Proteins from a genomic interval of Homo sapiens chromosome 6 genomic scaffold, GRCh38.p14 alternate locus group ALT_REF_LOCI_2 HSCHR6_MHC_COX_CTG1:
- the OR2J1 gene encoding olfactory receptor 2J1 (The RefSeq protein has 3 substitutions compared to this genomic sequence) produces MLMKKNASFEDFFLLLGFSNWPHLEVVLFVVILIFYLITLIGNLFIIILSYLDSHLHTPMYFFLSNLSFLDLCYTTSSIPQLLVNLWGPEKTISYAGCTVQLYFVLALGTAECVLLVVMSYDRYAAVCRPLHYTVLMHPRFCRLLAAASWVSGFTTSALHSSFTFWIPLCRHRLVDHFFCEVPALLRLSCVDTQANELTLMVMSSIFVLIPLILILTSYGAIARAVLSMQSTTGLQKVLRTCGAHLMVVSLFFIPVMCMYLQPPSENSQDQGKFIALFYTVVTPSLNPLIYTFRNKDVRGAVKRLMGWEWGM; encoded by the coding sequence ATGTTgatgaaaaaaaatgcaagttttgAAGACTTCTTTATTCTACTTGGATTTTCTAACTGGCCTCATCTGGAAGTAGTTCTCTTTGTGGTTATCTTGATCTTCTACTTGATAACACTGATAGGAAACCTGTTCATCATCATCCTGTCATACCTGGACTCCCATCTCCACActcccatgtacttcttcctttcaaatctCTCATTTCTGGATCTCTGCTACACCACCAGCTCTATCCCTCAGTTGCTGGTGAATCTCTGGGGCCCGGAAAAGACCATCTCTTATGCTGGTTGTACAGTTCAACTTTACTTTGTTCTCGCACTGGGAACCGCAGAGTGTGTCCTACTGGTGGTGATGTCCTATGATCGTTATGCAGCTGTGTGTAGACCTTTGCATTACACTGTCCTCATGCACCCTCGTTTCTGCCGCTTGTTGGCTGCGGCTTCTTGGGTAAGTGGTTTTACAACCTCAGCACTTCATTCCTCCTTTACTTTCTGGATACCCCTATGTAGACATCGCCTAGTGGATCACTTCTTCTGTGAAGCTCCAGCACTTCTGCGATTATCATGTGTTGATACCTAGGCAAATGAGCTGACCCTCATGGTCATGAGCTCCATTTTTGTTCTCATACCTCTCATCCTCATCCTCACTTCCTATGGTGCCATTGCCCGGGCTGTACTGAGCATGCAATCAACCACTGGGCTTCAGAAAGTGCTTAGGACATGTGGAGCCCATCTTATGGttgtatctctctttttcattCCAGTCATGTGCATGTATCTCCAGCCACCATCAGAAAATTCTCAAGATCAAGGCAAGTTCATTGccctcttttacactgttgtcaCACCTAGTCTTAACCCTCTAATCTACACTTTCAGAAACAAGGATGTAAGAGGGGCAGTGAAGAGACTAATGGGGTGGGAATGGGGGATGTGA
- the OR2J3 gene encoding olfactory receptor 2J3 (The RefSeq protein has 2 substitutions compared to this genomic sequence), whose protein sequence is MNDDGKVNASSEGYFILVGFSNWPHLEVVIFVVVLIFYLMTLIGNLFIIILSYLDSHLHTPMYFFLSNLSFLDLCYTTSSIPQLLVNLWGPEKTISYAGCMIQLYFVLALGTTECVLLVVMSYDRYAAVCRPLHYTVLMHPRFCHLLAVASWVSGFTNSALHSSFTFWVPLCGHRQVDHFFCEVPALLRLSCVDTHVNELTLMITSSIFVLIPLILILTSYGAIVRAILRMQSTTGLQKVFGTCGAHLMAVSLFFIPAMCMYLQPPSGNSQDQGKFIALFYTVVTPSLNPLIYTLRNKVVRGAVKRLMGWE, encoded by the coding sequence ATGAATGATGATGGAAAAGTCAATGCTAGCTCTGAGGGGTACTTTATTTTAGTTGGATTTTCTAATTGGCCTCATCTGGAAGTAGTTATCTTTGTGGTTGTCTTGATCTTCTACTTGATGACACTGATAGGAAACCTGTTCATCATCATCCTGTCATACCTGGACTCCCATCTGCACACACCAATGTACTTCTTCCTTTCAAACCTCTCATTTCTGGATCTCTGCTACACCACCAGCTCTATCCCTCAGTTGCTGGTCAATCTCTGGGGCCCGGAAAAGACCATCTCTTATGCTGGTTGCATGATTCAACTTTACTTTGTTCTCGCACTGGGAACCACAGAGTGTGTCCTACTGGTGGTGATGTCCTATGACCGTTATGCAGCTGTGTGTAGACCTTTGCATTACACTGTCCTCATGCACCCTCGTTTCTGCCACCTGCTGGCTGTGGCTTCTTGGGTAAGTGGTTTTACCAACTCAGCACTtcattcctccttcaccttctgggtACCTCTGTGTGGACACCGCCAAGTAGATCACTTTTTCTGTGAAGTTCCAGCACTTCTGCGATTATCGTGTGTTGATACCCATGTCAATGAGCTGACCCTCATGATCACAAGCTCCATATTTGTTCTCATACCTCTCATCCTCATTCTCACTTCTTATGGTGCCATCGTCCGAGCTGTACTGAGGATGCAGTCAACCACTGGGCTTCAGAAAGTGTTTGGAACATGTGGAGCTCATCTTATGGCtgtatctctctttttcattCCGGCCATGTGCATATATCTCCAGCCACCATCAGGAAATTCTCAAGATCAAGGCAAGTTCATTGCCCTCTTTTATACTGTTGTCACACCTAGTCTTAACCCTCTAATCTACACCCTCAGAAACAAAGTTGTAAGAGGGGCAGTGAAGAGACTAATGGGGTGGGAATGA